From one Nitrospira sp. MA-1 genomic stretch:
- a CDS encoding MFS transporter encodes MLKPTIATQDVIVTGSAEQTPSVRWALIALSLSMLLSSLDTSIANVALPTLTRAFTVSFQEVQWVLLAYLLAATTLIVSVGRLGDIIGRRRLLLAGIFLYTVASVLCATAPTFWLLIAGRAAQGLGGAIMMALSMAFVGETVPKAKIGSAMGLLGTMSAIGTALGPSLGGVLIAGFSWQAIFLINLPLGILTFLLAHQYLPVDRRGPKTDRAGFDYVGTLLLALTLAAYALAVTIGRGSFGALNIALLLAAAFGVSLFVLAERRAASPLIQLAWFRDPVLSAGLAMSALVTNVVTATLVVGPFYLSRALGLDAAMVGLVLSVGPLVAALTGVPAGRMADRFGAQRVTIVGLIGMAAGSFILSMMSTTYGIPGYIVPIVLITGGYGLFQTANNTAVMTDISPDQRGVTSGMLNLARNLGRITGASVMGAVFAYASATIDITTAHPEAIATGMQITFGVAVMVIVVALALAIGTNRRTLHNREFAPEAEFQADGKVLE; translated from the coding sequence ATGTTGAAGCCAACCATTGCAACACAAGATGTGATCGTAACTGGAAGTGCAGAACAGACACCGTCAGTTCGGTGGGCGCTCATCGCCCTTTCCCTATCCATGTTGCTATCTTCACTCGACACGAGCATCGCCAATGTGGCGTTGCCGACGTTGACACGGGCCTTCACCGTCTCCTTCCAGGAAGTCCAATGGGTGCTTCTCGCGTATCTCCTTGCCGCCACGACTCTGATCGTCAGCGTCGGACGGCTCGGTGACATCATTGGCCGACGACGGCTGCTATTAGCCGGAATTTTCCTGTACACGGTGGCCTCGGTTCTCTGCGCAACCGCGCCCACGTTCTGGTTGCTGATTGCCGGGAGGGCGGCCCAGGGCCTCGGCGGGGCCATTATGATGGCCCTCTCCATGGCATTTGTCGGTGAGACAGTTCCAAAGGCAAAGATCGGTAGCGCCATGGGCCTGCTCGGAACGATGTCTGCAATCGGCACCGCTCTCGGTCCATCGCTCGGCGGCGTGCTGATCGCTGGATTCAGCTGGCAGGCCATCTTCCTCATCAACCTACCCCTGGGTATCCTGACTTTTCTTCTGGCACATCAATACCTGCCAGTTGACCGCCGAGGGCCGAAGACGGATCGGGCCGGATTCGACTATGTGGGTACGCTGCTGCTTGCACTGACGCTCGCGGCTTATGCACTCGCCGTGACAATTGGGCGCGGCAGTTTCGGTGCCCTCAACATCGCTCTCCTGTTGGCTGCGGCCTTTGGGGTCAGCCTCTTCGTACTCGCTGAGAGGAGAGCAGCATCGCCCTTAATCCAATTGGCGTGGTTTCGCGATCCAGTGCTGAGTGCCGGCCTTGCCATGAGCGCACTCGTCACGAACGTGGTGACGGCGACGCTCGTAGTCGGACCATTCTATCTCTCTCGTGCGCTCGGGCTCGATGCGGCCATGGTTGGACTCGTTTTGTCAGTCGGTCCGCTTGTCGCCGCACTGACTGGGGTGCCCGCCGGTCGCATGGCGGACCGTTTTGGCGCGCAACGCGTGACCATCGTCGGGCTCATCGGAATGGCGGCTGGTTCCTTCATTTTATCCATGATGTCGACGACATACGGTATCCCTGGCTACATTGTCCCCATCGTGCTCATCACCGGCGGATATGGGTTGTTCCAGACCGCCAACAACACTGCCGTCATGACAGATATCAGCCCTGACCAGCGTGGCGTGACTTCCGGAATGCTTAATCTAGCGCGCAATCTCGGACGCATCACGGGTGCATCGGTAATGGGCGCTGTGTTCGCTTATGCATCGGCAACGATCGACATCACAACTGCACATCCCGAGGCCATTGCCACGGGTATGCAGATTACATTCGGAGTCGCGGTGATGGTGATTGTCGTTGCGTTGGCCCTCGCGATTGGAACTAATCGCCGCACATTGCACAATCGGGAATTTGCTCCGGAGGCAGAGTTCCAGGCCGACGGGAAAGTTTTAGAATGA
- a CDS encoding ABC transporter permease, whose protein sequence is MSLGRILALLSRHMYLYKRSFARLLEIFYWPFLDLVVWGFITIYLEKVGMSLHGAVSFFLGALILWDVLFRAQQGIAVSFLEEMWARNLMNLFASPLTVGEYLVATMTMSVLKVTAVGGLMMLFAWVFYSYDILQMGFSLLPFVLNLVISGWIIGVLTTSIIMRFGQQAEVLAWGMVFLFQPISCVFYPIEVLPPVLQSIAWMVPPAHIFEGMRGVLTTGDLPVMHLLWATGLNFGFLVIIVAWFYHTFSICKERGMLVRVGE, encoded by the coding sequence ATGAGTCTCGGTCGTATCCTCGCTTTATTATCGCGTCATATGTATCTCTACAAGCGAAGCTTTGCCCGTTTGCTGGAGATTTTTTATTGGCCGTTTTTAGATCTCGTGGTGTGGGGATTCATTACGATTTATCTGGAAAAGGTCGGGATGTCGCTGCATGGCGCCGTCTCCTTTTTTCTTGGAGCACTGATCCTCTGGGATGTATTGTTTCGCGCGCAGCAAGGCATTGCCGTCTCATTTCTAGAGGAAATGTGGGCTCGAAATCTGATGAACCTGTTTGCCAGTCCGTTAACCGTCGGAGAATATCTTGTCGCGACCATGACCATGAGTGTGCTCAAGGTGACGGCCGTAGGCGGGTTGATGATGCTCTTTGCCTGGGTGTTTTATTCCTACGATATCCTCCAGATGGGGTTCTCGCTACTTCCCTTCGTTCTCAACCTGGTGATATCCGGCTGGATCATTGGGGTGCTTACCACTTCCATCATTATGCGCTTCGGGCAGCAGGCCGAAGTGCTGGCCTGGGGCATGGTCTTTCTTTTTCAACCCATATCTTGCGTGTTTTACCCCATTGAGGTTCTTCCGCCTGTGCTCCAGTCGATTGCCTGGATGGTCCCTCCCGCGCATATCTTTGAAGGGATGCGTGGAGTCCTCACCACTGGGGATTTACCTGTGATGCATTTACTGTGGGCGACCGGCCTCAATTTTGGGTTTCTTGTGATCATCGTGGCATGGTTTTATCACACCTTCAGTATCTGCAAAGAGCGCGGTATGCTTGTCCGGGTAGGGGAATAA
- a CDS encoding ABC transporter ATP-binding protein — protein MPASGSNASPVVEVRNLTKRFQGFTAVDNISFDIKKGEILGLLGPNGAGKTTTIHMLLGLITPTVGSIHMFGLDLATHRETILQQVNFSSTYISMPFSLTVEENLKVIARLYELKHIQQRIDDIVKKLEMEDIRHRLTRKLSSGQMSRLTLAKAIMTEPKVLFLDEPTASLDPDIVNKIKSFLKEYQRSEGLSILYTSHNMREMEEMSDRIIFLQRGKIVAEGTAPEIIQRYGQRDLEEVFLKLAREQNGP, from the coding sequence ATGCCTGCCTCGGGTTCCAACGCTTCTCCTGTGGTTGAAGTTCGAAACCTCACCAAACGGTTTCAAGGCTTTACGGCCGTCGATAATATTTCTTTCGACATCAAAAAAGGTGAAATACTCGGTCTGCTGGGGCCGAATGGTGCTGGCAAAACCACCACGATTCATATGTTGTTGGGTTTGATCACACCAACCGTCGGGAGCATTCACATGTTTGGCCTGGATTTGGCCACACATCGAGAAACTATTCTTCAACAGGTGAATTTTTCCTCCACCTATATTTCGATGCCGTTTTCCTTAACGGTAGAGGAAAACCTGAAGGTCATCGCGCGGCTCTATGAACTCAAGCATATTCAACAGCGTATTGATGACATTGTCAAAAAGTTGGAGATGGAGGATATCCGGCATCGCCTCACAAGAAAACTGTCTTCAGGCCAAATGTCGCGGCTCACCTTGGCCAAAGCCATCATGACCGAACCAAAGGTTCTGTTTCTGGACGAGCCTACAGCCAGTTTGGATCCTGATATTGTCAATAAAATTAAATCGTTTTTAAAAGAATACCAACGCTCTGAAGGATTGAGTATTCTCTATACCTCGCACAACATGCGGGAGATGGAGGAAATGTCCGATCGGATCATCTTCCTGCAACGAGGGAAGATTGTGGCAGAAGGCACCGCCCCGGAAATCATTCAACGCTACGGCCAACGAGATCTGGAAGAGGTCTTTTTAAAGTTGGCCAGGGAACAGAACGGCCCATGA
- a CDS encoding NapC/NirT family cytochrome c encodes MGKGLTLIAATFLVLALGGAAAIPLTNQPTFCASCHTIKPSYDSWIRSSHKDVTCVDCHVRPGISGFIEDKVFAGIEDVAITFFGTPTEPHNLKSDVTSSVCINCHRAILRVTEVSVRDLPAPVKDVGLIMNHREHMEAFEKRGKGEGCTTCHGRVVHGSPIKAYPIVIPRGHVKLDDQPHEPDHPKDSVLWKANMADCLRCHDGEQRYEGEVLSNRCETCHLPDKIGGFLF; translated from the coding sequence ATGGGAAAAGGCCTGACCCTCATTGCGGCCACATTCCTGGTGCTGGCCTTAGGAGGCGCTGCGGCAATCCCGCTGACTAATCAGCCTACCTTCTGTGCGAGTTGTCATACCATCAAACCCTCCTACGATTCCTGGATTCGGTCCAGTCATAAAGATGTCACCTGTGTTGATTGCCACGTGCGTCCAGGCATCTCCGGGTTCATTGAGGATAAAGTCTTTGCCGGAATAGAAGACGTCGCGATCACATTCTTCGGAACCCCGACCGAACCGCACAATTTGAAATCCGATGTGACTTCCTCCGTGTGCATCAATTGTCATCGAGCCATCTTGCGGGTGACAGAAGTCTCCGTTCGTGATCTTCCCGCACCAGTGAAAGATGTGGGATTGATTATGAATCACCGGGAACACATGGAGGCCTTTGAGAAGCGTGGGAAAGGGGAGGGGTGTACGACCTGTCACGGGCGTGTCGTCCATGGATCGCCGATTAAAGCGTATCCCATTGTGATCCCGCGCGGGCATGTCAAACTCGATGACCAACCCCATGAACCAGATCATCCAAAAGACTCGGTGCTCTGGAAGGCCAACATGGCCGATTGCCTTCGTTGTCATGATGGGGAACAACGTTACGAAGGCGAAGTGCTGAGTAATCGCTGTGAAACCTGCCATTTACCCGATAAAATCGGTGGGTTTTTGTTTTAA
- the mobB gene encoding molybdopterin-guanine dinucleotide biosynthesis protein B produces the protein MTPPILGFVGRSNSGKTTLIERLIPELTHAGYRVATIKHAGHGFDLDTEGKDSWRHKRAGASAVIVLSKGSLAMFADVPEELPVDQVRDRFINGEIDLIIAEGWKSHGFPKVVVVREQLQEVDVSLDGLLAVASMKHIECAAPWFDRDDVQGLAQLIMKQFPLKRDS, from the coding sequence ATGACACCTCCCATTTTGGGTTTTGTTGGCCGCTCCAACAGTGGCAAAACGACTCTCATCGAACGATTGATCCCGGAACTGACGCATGCGGGCTATCGAGTAGCTACCATCAAGCATGCCGGGCACGGGTTTGACCTGGATACCGAAGGCAAAGACAGTTGGCGTCACAAACGTGCAGGGGCCAGCGCGGTTATCGTCTTATCCAAAGGTAGCTTGGCCATGTTTGCTGACGTCCCGGAAGAACTTCCTGTCGATCAAGTTCGGGACCGTTTCATTAATGGAGAAATCGATTTAATTATTGCCGAAGGCTGGAAAAGCCACGGCTTTCCCAAGGTCGTCGTCGTGCGTGAGCAGTTACAAGAAGTGGATGTGTCATTGGATGGCTTGTTGGCGGTAGCCTCGATGAAACACATTGAATGCGCGGCACCCTGGTTTGATCGGGACGACGTCCAGGGCCTGGCGCAGCTGATCATGAAACAGTTCCCCCTTAAAAGGGATTCGTAA
- a CDS encoding molybdopterin molybdotransferase MoeA, with translation MDQLTSLGLAQQTVLDAAHPLGCEKIGLLDSLGRVLGEDILAPRSNPPWDNSAMDGFAVRWADIKQDYAITRIPELNIVEDVAAGAVATKTVGPGEAIRIMTGAPMPAGADTVVRVEYTEPSGTKVRIMKAEAGQGSNIRPKGEDVTEGECIIPKGTQLRSGEIGMLAILAKSFVLVSQRPRVAILSTGDELADLDESFDEHKIVNSNSYGIAAAVQESGGIPVLLGIAKDDPDSLKDKIRQGLTCDILVLSGGVSMGDYDFTKPVFAELGADMNFWKLAIRPGQPVAFGKIQGKLAFGLPGNPVSSMVTFDQLVRPAMLKMGGHRKWERPVVRALFQESFSKHTDRRHFLRGILQHENGVLTVRTTGGQGSGILTSMVKANGFIDVPEDVESLKPGDSVNVQLLSRNF, from the coding sequence ATGGATCAGCTTACTTCGCTAGGTTTAGCCCAACAGACTGTCCTGGATGCGGCCCATCCCCTGGGCTGTGAAAAAATCGGACTCCTTGATTCCCTGGGTCGGGTTTTGGGAGAAGACATTCTCGCCCCGCGATCCAATCCGCCATGGGACAATTCGGCGATGGACGGCTTTGCGGTCCGGTGGGCTGACATTAAGCAGGACTATGCCATCACGCGCATCCCGGAATTGAACATTGTAGAAGATGTCGCGGCAGGGGCAGTGGCTACTAAAACCGTGGGTCCAGGGGAAGCGATTCGGATAATGACCGGAGCTCCTATGCCGGCTGGAGCAGATACCGTTGTGCGAGTGGAATACACCGAGCCTTCAGGTACGAAAGTTCGGATCATGAAGGCGGAAGCCGGGCAGGGATCCAACATCAGGCCTAAAGGGGAAGATGTTACGGAAGGAGAGTGTATTATTCCGAAAGGGACCCAACTGCGTTCAGGGGAAATCGGCATGTTGGCCATCCTGGCTAAATCGTTTGTCCTCGTGTCCCAGCGTCCTCGAGTGGCTATCCTTTCTACCGGGGATGAGCTGGCAGATCTGGATGAATCATTTGATGAGCATAAAATCGTTAATTCCAATAGTTACGGAATTGCTGCGGCTGTCCAGGAATCCGGTGGGATACCTGTTCTTTTGGGAATTGCGAAGGACGACCCTGATTCCTTAAAAGACAAAATTCGCCAGGGTCTCACCTGTGATATTTTGGTGTTATCCGGCGGAGTCTCTATGGGAGATTATGATTTTACCAAACCTGTGTTTGCGGAACTCGGAGCAGACATGAATTTCTGGAAATTGGCGATTCGCCCGGGGCAACCGGTAGCCTTCGGGAAAATCCAAGGGAAACTCGCATTTGGCTTGCCCGGAAACCCCGTGTCTTCCATGGTCACATTTGATCAACTCGTGCGCCCGGCCATGTTGAAAATGGGCGGGCATCGAAAGTGGGAACGGCCCGTTGTCAGGGCACTTTTTCAAGAATCGTTTTCTAAGCATACGGATCGGCGACATTTTCTCCGTGGCATTCTTCAACACGAAAACGGCGTTCTCACGGTCAGGACGACCGGTGGGCAGGGTTCAGGAATACTCACCTCAATGGTCAAAGCCAATGGATTCATTGACGTACCGGAAGACGTCGAATCTCTTAAGCCCGGCGATTCAGTGAACGTCCAATTATTATCGCGGAACTTTTAA
- a CDS encoding Mrp/NBP35 family ATP-binding protein → MATELNMIQPSSSSSGDVCTYMWACAICDETETCQKDREGHSRWLVGKRMERIDYKILVMSNKGGVGKSTMTTNLAISLALKGYEVGICDMDIHGPNIPKMVGAEGQKLKISTGGGIIPHQAYNLKIASMSFLLQNSDDPIIWRDAYKFEFINQLLGGVEWQDLNFLLIDLPPGTGNESVTTIDLIGDVTGCVIVSTPQEVALLDSRKSVTFARDSEIPIIGIVENMSGLDCPHCHQSIELFRKGGGEASAADMGVPFLGRVPLDPEMVLQCDRGEPYALFHSDLPTADAIHGIANKVEEFCKKKDSLVKVSARPAPFKKA, encoded by the coding sequence ATGGCAACTGAGCTGAATATGATTCAACCATCCTCAAGTTCGAGTGGGGATGTCTGTACCTATATGTGGGCCTGTGCAATCTGTGATGAAACCGAGACCTGTCAAAAGGACCGTGAAGGTCATAGTCGCTGGTTGGTTGGAAAACGGATGGAGCGTATCGATTACAAAATTTTGGTGATGAGTAATAAAGGCGGGGTCGGGAAAAGTACGATGACGACGAATCTGGCCATTAGTCTGGCACTTAAAGGATATGAAGTAGGGATTTGCGACATGGATATTCATGGTCCCAATATTCCAAAAATGGTAGGAGCCGAAGGTCAAAAGCTCAAAATCAGTACAGGCGGTGGGATTATTCCCCATCAAGCCTACAATTTGAAAATTGCCTCGATGTCCTTTCTTTTGCAAAACTCCGATGACCCCATCATTTGGCGGGATGCCTATAAATTTGAATTCATCAACCAACTGTTGGGTGGAGTCGAATGGCAAGACCTCAATTTTCTGCTCATCGATCTTCCGCCCGGGACCGGGAATGAATCGGTGACGACGATTGATCTCATTGGTGATGTCACGGGATGCGTGATTGTGTCCACTCCGCAAGAAGTGGCTCTCTTAGACTCTCGAAAATCGGTCACTTTCGCCAGAGACAGCGAGATTCCTATCATCGGCATCGTGGAAAATATGAGTGGCTTAGATTGTCCCCACTGCCATCAATCCATTGAGTTATTTCGAAAAGGTGGTGGCGAAGCCTCAGCCGCGGACATGGGTGTCCCCTTCCTCGGTCGCGTGCCACTGGATCCGGAAATGGTTCTTCAATGTGATCGTGGTGAACCCTATGCTCTGTTTCATTCAGATCTTCCCACGGCTGACGCTATTCATGGGATTGCGAACAAAGTCGAGGAGTTCTGTAAGAAGAAAGATTCCCTGGTGAAGGTATCGGCTAGACCGGCTCCATTTAAGAAGGCCTAA
- a CDS encoding MogA/MoaB family molybdenum cofactor biosynthesis protein gives MIRVAAILISSKIQSGQRHDENRRPLERILTNHQLTLLSYDVLADDREAISRRLVTLCETTAPHVILTLGGTGVRPTDWAPEATRDVIEKEIPGIGEAMRAESLKKVRTAMLSRGTAGIRGTTLILNLPGSVKGMQENLDMVLPLLEHMVEKMGNVATQ, from the coding sequence ATGATACGGGTAGCTGCCATTTTGATTAGTAGCAAGATACAGTCAGGCCAGCGCCACGATGAAAATCGGAGACCATTGGAACGGATCTTGACGAACCACCAATTGACCCTTTTATCCTATGATGTCCTAGCGGATGATCGTGAGGCCATTTCTCGTCGATTAGTCACACTTTGTGAGACAACGGCTCCACACGTTATTTTGACTCTTGGGGGAACGGGGGTGCGACCAACAGATTGGGCTCCAGAGGCAACTAGAGACGTGATTGAAAAAGAGATCCCTGGAATCGGAGAAGCCATGAGGGCTGAAAGTCTTAAAAAAGTTCGGACCGCCATGCTCTCACGCGGAACGGCTGGAATTAGGGGGACCACCCTGATTTTAAATTTGCCGGGTAGCGTAAAAGGCATGCAAGAGAATTTAGATATGGTGTTACCGCTTTTAGAGCATATGGTGGAGAAAATGGGAAACGTGGCCACCCAATGA
- the tatC gene encoding twin-arginine translocase subunit TatC yields MAKQSKMGSWFEEKVFKPLEDKKMPVMEHLHEFQWRLTRAVIVMACVFVGTFFYADTLVSWLRIPLQNYFILDSWEWMPSDLPKIPFVFLSPAEALWQNVKVAGLCALVLSTPHWLWEVWQFVLPGLHAQERRFVGPFTAISTVAFYLGLTFCFFVVLPFALHFLISYGLASGFIAQISIANYVGFILWFMLVFGLIFEVPLALTLMAKLGWVDAPLLRKYRKWAFLGSFLFAAILTPTPDPFNQCIMAIPMYFFYEVGIISAQVFGKKKGPEGEDAAAPAPASGPPTVRRPPLAPQPVGAGSGGDEEYVDVPDSGPR; encoded by the coding sequence ATGGCCAAACAAAGCAAAATGGGTTCCTGGTTTGAAGAGAAAGTCTTCAAGCCACTGGAAGACAAAAAAATGCCCGTCATGGAGCATTTGCACGAGTTTCAATGGCGGCTCACACGGGCAGTCATTGTCATGGCCTGTGTCTTTGTTGGGACATTTTTTTATGCGGATACGCTAGTGTCCTGGCTACGGATTCCCCTGCAAAATTATTTCATTTTAGATTCCTGGGAATGGATGCCATCGGATTTGCCAAAAATTCCTTTTGTTTTTCTCTCCCCGGCTGAGGCCTTATGGCAAAATGTGAAGGTCGCCGGATTATGTGCGCTGGTTTTGTCGACGCCGCACTGGCTATGGGAAGTCTGGCAATTTGTTCTTCCTGGCTTGCATGCCCAGGAACGTCGATTTGTCGGGCCTTTCACTGCCATTAGCACGGTGGCCTTTTATCTGGGGTTGACCTTTTGTTTTTTTGTGGTGTTGCCCTTCGCGTTACACTTTTTGATTTCCTATGGGCTGGCTTCTGGATTTATTGCACAAATATCTATTGCCAATTATGTGGGTTTTATTCTCTGGTTTATGTTGGTTTTTGGCCTGATTTTTGAGGTTCCGCTCGCTCTGACCTTGATGGCTAAATTAGGGTGGGTGGATGCTCCTCTATTACGAAAATACCGGAAATGGGCATTTCTGGGCTCCTTTCTCTTTGCGGCAATTCTGACACCCACCCCTGATCCATTTAACCAATGCATTATGGCCATCCCGATGTATTTCTTTTATGAAGTGGGGATTATCAGTGCCCAAGTCTTTGGCAAGAAAAAAGGCCCGGAAGGTGAGGATGCTGCGGCCCCCGCACCAGCCTCCGGCCCGCCGACCGTTCGGCGTCCCCCATTAGCCCCGCAACCTGTGGGAGCCGGATCTGGAGGGGACGAGGAATATGTCGATGTCCCGGACTCTGGTCCTCGATGA
- a CDS encoding Do family serine endopeptidase, giving the protein MMHMSRWFAGAARPFRIAPPWGVLSLFLGLGMVGGFFGNGWLVPAQTQAAIPGAFIEGFSEIVEKVGPAVVNVAVTGGGGGPSRGLPPGPFGGPPGGGPPGGGPGGPPGGGPPGGGPGGPPGMSAGSGVIIDSRGYILTNNHVVEDASDIKVSFHDGREMSATVVGTDPKTDLAVIKVKLENGPLPSVAWGEYESLRVGDVVLALGSPFGLRNTVSLGIISALGRGSVGITEYEDFIQTDAAINPGNSGGALVNMKGELIGINTAIFSRTGGSEGVGFAIAVSIAKDIAASLIETGKVVRGWMGVAIQELTPALAQSFQLPEGRQGGVLISEVHEDGPSARAGLQRGDVILEYGGEAVKDVNHLRNIVARTKVGKKKEIKVLREGKETILTLELGERPSDQALAKTGPVEEEKAPAMEKLDNVLSGMTVAPISGEHRSEFNIPEHIKGVVVAKVESGSAVEAAGIQPGDVIQEVSRGSVKTIDDFKQIASKIAKDELAVLLVNRRGNNLFIAVNPQ; this is encoded by the coding sequence ATGATGCACATGTCACGGTGGTTTGCTGGCGCTGCCCGGCCGTTTCGAATTGCCCCTCCATGGGGGGTTCTTTCTTTATTTTTAGGACTGGGGATGGTAGGTGGATTTTTTGGAAATGGGTGGTTGGTTCCCGCCCAGACGCAAGCGGCTATACCCGGAGCGTTTATTGAAGGTTTTTCAGAAATTGTTGAAAAGGTCGGTCCCGCAGTTGTCAATGTGGCAGTGACTGGTGGTGGAGGTGGACCATCCAGAGGCTTACCTCCCGGGCCGTTTGGTGGCCCTCCAGGCGGCGGCCCTCCCGGTGGTGGTCCCGGTGGCCCTCCAGGCGGCGGCCCTCCGGGTGGCGGTCCCGGCGGCCCTCCAGGAATGAGTGCGGGGTCTGGAGTGATTATTGATTCTCGCGGATATATTTTGACGAATAACCACGTTGTGGAGGATGCAAGCGATATCAAAGTGTCCTTTCATGATGGACGAGAGATGTCAGCAACAGTTGTGGGAACCGATCCAAAGACTGATTTAGCGGTCATTAAAGTCAAACTTGAAAATGGCCCTCTTCCTTCAGTGGCCTGGGGAGAATATGAATCCCTTCGTGTTGGAGATGTGGTCCTGGCCCTTGGGAGTCCATTTGGATTACGCAATACGGTGTCTTTGGGAATTATCAGTGCCCTGGGGCGAGGTAGTGTCGGTATTACGGAATATGAAGATTTCATTCAGACAGATGCCGCCATTAATCCCGGAAATTCCGGTGGGGCCCTGGTAAATATGAAAGGGGAGCTCATCGGGATCAATACGGCCATTTTCTCCAGGACGGGCGGGTCCGAAGGAGTCGGATTTGCCATCGCAGTTAGTATTGCCAAGGATATTGCCGCAAGTCTGATTGAAACAGGGAAGGTGGTAAGAGGATGGATGGGAGTGGCCATTCAGGAATTAACACCCGCCTTAGCGCAATCTTTCCAATTACCTGAAGGTCGACAGGGCGGGGTGTTAATCAGCGAAGTGCATGAAGATGGCCCTTCGGCAAGGGCCGGACTCCAGCGGGGCGATGTCATTCTTGAATACGGAGGAGAAGCCGTCAAGGATGTGAATCATCTTCGTAATATTGTGGCTCGAACGAAGGTGGGAAAGAAAAAAGAAATTAAAGTGTTACGAGAGGGCAAGGAGACGATCCTGACCCTGGAGTTGGGCGAGCGGCCCTCCGATCAAGCATTGGCAAAGACTGGTCCGGTAGAAGAAGAAAAAGCTCCGGCCATGGAAAAACTCGATAATGTGTTGTCGGGAATGACGGTCGCACCGATTAGTGGGGAACACCGGAGTGAATTCAATATTCCGGAACACATTAAAGGTGTGGTTGTTGCGAAAGTTGAATCAGGCAGCGCCGTGGAGGCAGCTGGGATTCAACCCGGTGACGTCATTCAAGAAGTGAGTCGCGGAAGTGTGAAAACAATTGACGACTTCAAGCAGATTGCGTCAAAAATTGCCAAGGATGAGTTGGCCGTTCTACTGGTCAACCGGCGAGGCAATAATCTGTTTATCGCAGTGAATCCTCAATAA